In one window of Micromonospora cathayae DNA:
- the ddaH gene encoding dimethylargininase: MVIVNQQRVPRKRTYLMCSPEHFAVEYAINPWMDVTTPVDAALAVKQWDRLRETLVGLGHTVHLLTPQAGLPDMVYAANGAFVVDGIAYGARFKHEQRAAEAAAHRAFYEEQGWRFIAPNETNEGEGDFAYVPEAHGGLVLAGYGFRTDPAAHAEAQEALGRPVVSLHLVDPRFYHLDVALAAIDDGNVVYFPGAFSHASQQVLAQLFPDAVIADDADALAFGLNLVSDGANVVLNNEATRLAAKLKAAGYTPVPVELAELKKGGGSVKCCVAELRP; encoded by the coding sequence TTGGTCATCGTGAACCAGCAGCGAGTCCCACGAAAGCGGACATATCTCATGTGCTCGCCCGAGCACTTCGCGGTCGAGTACGCGATCAACCCGTGGATGGACGTCACCACGCCGGTGGACGCGGCCCTCGCGGTCAAGCAGTGGGACCGGCTGCGGGAGACCCTGGTGGGCCTCGGCCACACCGTCCACCTGCTGACGCCGCAGGCCGGCCTGCCGGACATGGTCTACGCGGCCAACGGTGCCTTCGTGGTCGACGGCATCGCCTACGGGGCGCGCTTCAAGCACGAACAGCGGGCCGCCGAGGCCGCCGCCCACCGCGCCTTCTACGAGGAGCAGGGCTGGCGGTTCATCGCCCCGAACGAGACAAACGAGGGCGAGGGCGACTTCGCGTACGTGCCGGAGGCGCACGGTGGGCTGGTGCTCGCCGGGTACGGCTTCCGTACCGACCCGGCCGCCCACGCCGAGGCGCAGGAGGCGCTCGGTCGTCCGGTGGTGTCGCTGCACCTGGTCGACCCACGCTTCTACCACCTGGACGTCGCCCTGGCCGCGATCGACGACGGCAACGTCGTCTACTTCCCGGGCGCGTTCTCCCACGCCAGCCAGCAGGTGCTCGCCCAGTTGTTCCCGGACGCGGTGATCGCCGACGACGCCGACGCGCTCGCCTTCGGGCTGAACCTGGTCAGCGACGGCGCGAACGTGGTGCTCAACAACGAGGCCACCCGGTTGGCCGCGAAGCTGAAGGCCGCCGGCTACACCCCGGTCCCGGTCGAGCTGGCCGAGCTGAAGAAGGGCGGCGGCAGCGTCAAGTGCTGCGTCGCCGAGCTACGGCCCTGA
- a CDS encoding HAD family hydrolase, with product MTRPGLPKLIATDLDGTLVRSDETVSAYTHGVLDRVRAAGIPVVAATGRGPRLAELTRNDIRAADYLVMAGGGRVVDQSDPAGPVVLRDVRLSAAALTGILADLEAVVGPLTVMVEALDDPDAPLWGDYHPSWPYQDLFEARPRQHCLAQDVIKAFARARDHHHVDEFLEVARQVVPAEVATLTQSGLGFIEICPPGVDKSTGLSVVVEALGVDPADVLVFGDMPNDLPMFEWAGWSRVAVANAHPAVRAAADEVTLRNDDDGVAVYLDRLLSG from the coding sequence ATGACCCGTCCGGGACTGCCCAAACTGATCGCCACCGACCTCGACGGCACCCTGGTCCGTAGCGACGAGACGGTCTCCGCGTACACCCACGGGGTGCTCGACCGGGTGCGGGCCGCCGGTATCCCGGTGGTCGCCGCGACCGGCCGGGGTCCCCGGCTCGCCGAGCTGACCCGCAACGACATCCGCGCCGCGGACTACCTGGTGATGGCCGGGGGTGGGCGGGTGGTGGACCAGAGCGACCCGGCCGGGCCGGTGGTGCTCCGGGACGTACGCCTCTCCGCGGCGGCCCTGACCGGTATCCTCGCCGACCTGGAGGCGGTGGTCGGCCCACTGACCGTGATGGTCGAGGCCCTGGACGACCCGGACGCACCGCTCTGGGGTGACTACCACCCGAGCTGGCCTTACCAGGACCTCTTCGAGGCCCGGCCCCGGCAGCACTGCCTGGCCCAGGACGTGATCAAGGCGTTCGCCCGGGCCCGGGACCACCACCACGTGGACGAGTTCCTGGAGGTCGCGCGGCAGGTGGTGCCGGCGGAGGTGGCGACGCTCACCCAGTCCGGGCTCGGCTTCATCGAGATCTGCCCGCCCGGGGTGGACAAGTCGACCGGGTTGAGCGTGGTCGTGGAAGCGCTCGGGGTGGACCCCGCCGACGTACTGGTCTTCGGGGACATGCCCAACGACCTGCCGATGTTCGAGTGGGCCGGCTGGTCGCGAGTGGCGGTCGCGAACGCCCACCCGGCGGTCCGGGCCGCCGCCGACGAGGTGACCCTGCGCAACGACGACGACGGCGTAGCCGTGTACCTGGACCGACTACTGTCCGGTTGA
- a CDS encoding bacterial proteasome activator family protein has protein sequence MTEARSAAQNDEPGRDGTGHSGTVVVVGPDGRPVGTVQTDEAQQDDPTRLVEQPAKVMRIGSMIKQLLEEVKAAPLDDASRHRMREIHQRSIVELKEGLAPELRDELERISLPFTEEKAPSEGELRIAHAQLVGWLEGLFHGIQAALVAQQMAARVQLEQMRSGGRQALPSGPGGIVPGMPGMSPPSGEGHSTGQYL, from the coding sequence ATGACCGAAGCACGCTCTGCTGCACAGAACGACGAGCCGGGCCGGGACGGCACCGGGCACTCCGGCACCGTGGTGGTGGTCGGCCCGGACGGCCGGCCGGTGGGCACGGTGCAGACCGACGAGGCGCAGCAGGACGACCCGACCCGTCTTGTCGAGCAGCCGGCCAAGGTGATGCGGATCGGCAGCATGATCAAGCAGCTTCTCGAGGAGGTCAAGGCCGCCCCGCTGGACGACGCCAGCCGGCACCGGATGCGCGAGATCCACCAACGGTCGATCGTCGAGCTGAAGGAGGGCCTCGCCCCCGAACTCCGTGACGAGCTGGAACGCATCTCGCTGCCGTTCACCGAGGAGAAGGCCCCCAGCGAGGGCGAGCTGCGGATCGCCCACGCCCAACTCGTCGGCTGGCTGGAGGGGCTGTTCCACGGCATCCAGGCGGCGCTGGTCGCCCAGCAGATGGCCGCCCGGGTGCAGCTCGAGCAGATGCGCTCCGGTGGCCGGCAGGCACTGCCCAGCGGCCCCGGCGGGATCGTCCCCGGGATGCCGGGCATGTCGCCGCCGTCCGGCGAGGGCCACAGCACCGGCCAGTACCTCTGA
- a CDS encoding OsmC family protein — MPIRTASARWQGNLTEGSGTLRTGQGGYQGNYSFKSRFEEGAGTNPEELIGAAHAACFSMALSKALADAGTPGTSVETTAKVHLDKTDAGMTVTRIDLDTTGQVPGVDEARFVELAEAAKQNCPISRLLSPGAEISLTARLAS, encoded by the coding sequence ATGCCGATTCGAACCGCATCCGCACGCTGGCAGGGCAATCTGACCGAGGGTTCCGGGACCCTCCGTACCGGGCAGGGCGGGTACCAGGGGAACTACTCCTTCAAGTCGCGCTTCGAGGAGGGGGCGGGCACCAACCCCGAGGAGCTGATCGGGGCGGCCCACGCCGCCTGCTTCTCGATGGCCCTCTCCAAGGCGCTCGCCGACGCCGGCACCCCCGGCACGTCGGTGGAGACCACCGCCAAGGTGCACCTGGACAAGACTGACGCCGGCATGACGGTCACCCGGATCGACCTGGACACCACCGGCCAGGTGCCGGGGGTCGACGAGGCGCGGTTCGTCGAGCTGGCCGAGGCCGCCAAGCAGAACTGCCCGATCTCACGGCTGCTCTCCCCGGGCGCCGAGATCAGCCTCACCGCCCGCCTCGCCTCCTGA
- a CDS encoding alpha/beta hydrolase family protein has protein sequence MSLDPRAVLTRPAPPPDATVAYGDHPDQVADLRRPIGAGPAAPLVVVVHGGFWRAEYDRTHTGPLAAGLAGLGYPVAQVEYRRTGQPGGGWPGTLTDVRDAVAALPTLVARELPGVLAAGPPLLVGHSAGGQLALHVAATAPATVAGVLALAPVADLVEAYRRDLDGGAVAALLGGGPEEVPERYATADPSLSVPRQTRTVIVHGLRDRQVPVELSRTFVDRATAAGAATTLVELPECEHFGLIDPLSPAWPHVARALGSLRQGQ, from the coding sequence ATGTCCCTCGACCCGCGCGCCGTGCTGACCCGTCCGGCACCCCCGCCGGACGCCACGGTCGCCTACGGCGACCACCCGGACCAGGTCGCCGACCTGCGTCGTCCGATCGGAGCCGGGCCGGCCGCGCCGCTGGTCGTGGTGGTACACGGCGGGTTCTGGCGGGCCGAGTACGACCGGACGCACACCGGGCCCCTGGCGGCCGGGCTGGCCGGGCTCGGCTACCCGGTGGCCCAGGTGGAGTACCGGCGCACCGGACAGCCGGGCGGCGGCTGGCCGGGGACGCTGACCGACGTACGGGACGCGGTGGCCGCCCTGCCCACGCTGGTGGCGCGGGAGCTGCCCGGTGTGCTGGCGGCCGGACCGCCGCTGCTGGTCGGGCACTCCGCCGGTGGTCAGCTCGCGTTGCACGTGGCCGCCACCGCGCCGGCGACGGTCGCCGGCGTGTTGGCGTTGGCCCCGGTCGCGGACCTCGTCGAGGCGTACCGGCGGGACCTGGACGGTGGGGCGGTGGCCGCGCTGCTCGGCGGCGGCCCCGAGGAGGTGCCCGAGCGGTACGCGACCGCCGACCCGTCGCTGTCGGTGCCCCGGCAGACCCGGACGGTGATCGTGCACGGACTCCGGGACCGGCAGGTGCCGGTCGAGTTGAGCCGGACGTTCGTCGACCGGGCAACGGCGGCCGGAGCAGCGACAACGCTCGTCGAGCTGCCGGAGTGCGAGCATTTCGGGCTTATCGATCCGCTGTCGCCGGCCTGGCCGCACGTGGCCCGTGCGCTGGGATCATTACGACAAGGTCAATGA
- a CDS encoding metallopeptidase family protein gives MGDVPVEMSREHFEELVADALDEVPEELLALMSNVVILVEEDSPPGEPELLGLYEGHALTERGWDYSGVLPDRILIYRRPILRICDSDEDVVEEVAVTVVHEIAHHFGIDDERLHELGWG, from the coding sequence ATGGGTGACGTGCCGGTCGAGATGAGCCGCGAACACTTCGAGGAGCTGGTCGCCGACGCCCTCGACGAGGTGCCCGAGGAACTGCTCGCCCTGATGAGCAACGTGGTGATCCTGGTCGAGGAGGACTCCCCACCGGGGGAGCCCGAGCTGCTCGGCCTCTACGAGGGGCACGCGCTCACCGAGCGCGGCTGGGACTACTCCGGCGTACTGCCGGACCGCATCCTGATCTACCGGCGACCGATCCTGCGGATCTGCGACAGCGACGAGGACGTCGTCGAGGAGGTCGCGGTGACCGTGGTGCACGAGATCGCCCACCACTTCGGCATCGACGACGAGCGGCTGCACGAGCTGGGTTGGGGCTGA
- a CDS encoding ABC transporter substrate-binding protein, translating to MNRRRALQLLAAAVGTTGLSAACGTDTGDSTTEQGSPIKIGLVAPRAGGYKPIGDEILNGFQLFLDLNDQRLGNRPVTLLTADEGENATTGKAAVDGLLQQGVTALTGVVNSSVMVGIRDTVEQARVPLVGSDASPATLQSVVYIWRTSYVLDEPGRALGRYLRQRLPQGDQIVIIAPENVGSLDVVKGFTQEFGESDPRLAGEPIWTRFATDPGSGFFAADIQRALARNPNAVFCFYAGPAAVQFIKQLRGTGYRGPIYAPGFLTEGSVLTEIKPAEATNILTSLNYSADLNNAANRRFAAAYRKTHNASPTTYAMASYDAAQVLDKAIRLAGPDANAQQVNLALGKVGQIDSPRGPWQFNQPRTPQQKWYLRRVQLDGQVLANTLVSELATLG from the coding sequence ATGAACCGCAGGCGGGCGCTCCAACTGTTGGCCGCAGCAGTCGGAACGACGGGGTTGAGCGCCGCGTGCGGCACCGACACCGGTGACAGCACGACGGAGCAGGGCAGCCCGATCAAAATCGGTCTGGTGGCCCCCCGGGCCGGTGGCTACAAGCCGATCGGCGACGAGATCCTCAACGGCTTCCAACTCTTCCTCGACCTCAACGACCAGCGGCTCGGCAACCGGCCGGTGACCCTGCTCACCGCCGACGAGGGCGAGAACGCGACCACCGGCAAGGCCGCCGTGGACGGCCTGCTCCAGCAGGGCGTGACCGCGCTGACCGGGGTGGTCAACTCCTCGGTCATGGTCGGCATCCGGGACACCGTCGAGCAGGCCCGGGTGCCGCTGGTCGGCTCGGACGCCTCACCCGCCACCCTGCAGAGCGTCGTCTACATCTGGCGTACCTCGTACGTGCTGGACGAGCCGGGGCGGGCGCTGGGCCGCTACCTCAGGCAGCGGCTCCCCCAGGGCGACCAGATCGTGATCATCGCGCCGGAGAACGTGGGCAGCCTCGACGTGGTGAAGGGGTTCACCCAGGAGTTCGGGGAATCCGACCCGCGCCTGGCCGGCGAGCCGATCTGGACCAGGTTCGCCACCGACCCGGGCAGCGGCTTCTTCGCCGCCGACATCCAGCGGGCGCTGGCCCGGAACCCGAACGCCGTGTTCTGCTTCTACGCCGGTCCGGCCGCCGTGCAGTTCATCAAGCAGCTGCGAGGCACCGGCTACCGTGGCCCGATCTACGCTCCCGGCTTCCTCACCGAGGGGTCGGTGCTCACCGAGATCAAGCCGGCCGAGGCAACCAACATCCTGACCTCGCTGAACTACTCCGCCGACCTGAACAACGCCGCGAACCGGCGGTTCGCCGCCGCGTACCGCAAGACCCACAACGCCTCACCCACCACGTACGCGATGGCGTCGTACGACGCGGCGCAGGTGCTGGACAAGGCGATCCGCCTGGCCGGGCCGGACGCAAACGCGCAGCAGGTCAACCTGGCCCTGGGCAAGGTCGGTCAGATCGACAGCCCGCGTGGGCCGTGGCAGTTCAACCAGCCGCGTACCCCGCAGCAGAAGTGGTATCTCCGCCGGGTCCAGCTCGACGGCCAGGTGCTCGCCAACACGCTGGTCAGCGAGCTGGCCACGCTGGGCTGA
- a CDS encoding AIM24 family protein has product MRSALFSAENLEKESAQPGMRLQNSKMLKIELNGEAMARVGSMVAYQGQVQFQALGSGGIGKFLKQKLTGEGVPLMKLAGRGDVFLADFAKDVHIIDLEPGDALSINGSSVLAFDSTLQYDIKMVGGTGMAASGLFNCVFSGYGRIAITTKGTPVVLNVDAPTYVDPQAAVCWSANLQTGYHRAEQLGLGTLLGRSTGEAFTMSFAGQGFVVVQPSEEPPLQGSGTQQQQQGGLLGGLLS; this is encoded by the coding sequence ATGCGCAGCGCGCTGTTCTCCGCGGAGAACCTGGAGAAGGAGTCCGCTCAGCCCGGCATGCGGCTGCAGAACTCCAAGATGTTGAAGATCGAGCTGAACGGCGAGGCGATGGCTCGGGTCGGCTCGATGGTCGCTTACCAGGGGCAGGTCCAGTTCCAGGCCCTCGGTTCCGGCGGCATCGGCAAGTTCCTCAAGCAGAAGCTGACCGGTGAGGGCGTCCCGCTGATGAAGCTCGCCGGCCGGGGTGACGTCTTCCTCGCCGACTTCGCCAAGGACGTGCACATCATCGACCTCGAGCCGGGTGACGCCCTCTCCATCAACGGCTCCAGCGTGCTCGCCTTCGACTCCACCCTCCAGTACGACATCAAGATGGTCGGCGGCACCGGGATGGCCGCGTCCGGCCTGTTCAACTGCGTGTTCAGCGGTTACGGCCGGATCGCCATCACCACCAAGGGCACCCCGGTGGTGCTCAACGTCGACGCGCCCACGTACGTGGACCCGCAGGCCGCGGTCTGCTGGTCGGCCAACCTCCAGACCGGCTACCACCGGGCCGAGCAGCTCGGCCTGGGCACCCTGCTGGGCCGGTCCACCGGCGAGGCGTTCACCATGAGCTTCGCCGGCCAGGGCTTCGTGGTGGTCCAGCCCTCCGAGGAGCCTCCGCTCCAGGGCAGCGGCACCCAGCAACAGCAGCAGGGCGGCCTGCTCGGCGGCCTGCTGAGCTGA
- a CDS encoding zinc-binding dehydrogenase — MRVVWLTEFGGPEVLVPGTAPEPAPGPGQVVVEVAHANLTFVETQFRAGRAPWPFTGSLPLVPGNGVGGTIVTAGPGVDPAIVGRRVVSTTGGTGGYAELVAVDANLPVDVPAGLALDDAVALLADGRTALMLVAAAGLRVGERVLVEAAAGGVGTLLVQLARAAGCRVVALAGGDRKVRLARTLGAEFALDYRVPGWADQVRAATGGVDVVFDGVGGRLARTAFDLLNPGGRLVSFGLAGGTWADVSEAEAAARQVTLLRPSAPPERLRDWTGQALALGAAGRLRPVIGQRFPLAEAADAHAAMQSRATVGKTLLDVR, encoded by the coding sequence ATGCGGGTGGTGTGGTTGACGGAGTTCGGCGGTCCGGAGGTGCTGGTACCGGGAACCGCGCCCGAGCCGGCCCCAGGCCCCGGGCAGGTCGTGGTCGAGGTCGCCCACGCCAACCTCACCTTCGTGGAGACCCAGTTCCGGGCGGGTCGTGCACCCTGGCCGTTCACCGGTTCGCTGCCGCTGGTCCCCGGCAACGGCGTCGGCGGGACCATCGTCACCGCCGGCCCGGGGGTGGATCCGGCCATCGTCGGCCGGCGGGTGGTCAGCACCACCGGCGGCACCGGCGGGTACGCCGAACTGGTCGCGGTGGACGCGAACCTGCCGGTCGACGTGCCGGCCGGGCTGGCCCTGGACGATGCCGTCGCGCTACTCGCCGACGGGCGTACCGCGTTGATGCTGGTCGCCGCGGCCGGGTTGCGCGTCGGGGAGCGGGTGCTGGTCGAGGCGGCGGCCGGCGGGGTGGGGACGCTGCTGGTCCAGCTCGCCCGCGCGGCGGGCTGCCGGGTGGTGGCGCTGGCCGGGGGCGACCGGAAGGTCCGGCTGGCCCGCACGCTGGGCGCGGAGTTCGCGCTGGACTACCGCGTACCGGGCTGGGCCGACCAGGTCCGGGCCGCCACGGGCGGGGTGGACGTGGTCTTCGACGGGGTGGGCGGACGGCTCGCCCGTACCGCGTTCGACCTGCTCAACCCGGGTGGCCGGCTCGTCAGTTTCGGCCTGGCCGGTGGCACCTGGGCGGACGTGTCGGAGGCCGAGGCCGCCGCCCGGCAGGTGACCCTGCTGCGGCCGTCCGCCCCGCCCGAGCGGCTGCGCGACTGGACCGGGCAGGCCCTGGCGCTGGGCGCGGCAGGCCGGCTGCGCCCGGTGATCGGGCAACGTTTCCCGCTGGCGGAGGCCGCCGACGCGCACGCCGCGATGCAGTCGCGCGCCACCGTCGGCAAGACCCTGCTCGACGTACGCTGA
- a CDS encoding HAD family hydrolase — protein MDRTPAPVRPVPRLVATDIDGTLLGADRAISPYTADVLARLTARGVPVVLVTGRPVRWLKVVYEQLSAPLPAICANGAVVYDPVSDQVLRADPLAPELLAEVARRLRAAVPTASFAVEIVDSREMRHEAHFPLRWETDPTLIRAIVAPEELHSVPAVKLLVRAGEQDPDLFTAVVAEALAGLAEATHSSGSGLVEVSAAGVTKAAGLAWYCTRLGVTAPEVLAFGDMPNDVPMLTWAGQAVAVGNAHPAVRAIADEVTSANTEDGVAAYLEQVFGTD, from the coding sequence ATGGATCGCACCCCTGCCCCCGTCCGTCCGGTCCCCCGGCTCGTCGCCACCGACATCGACGGCACCCTGCTCGGCGCGGACCGGGCGATCAGCCCCTACACGGCCGACGTACTGGCCCGGCTCACCGCGCGGGGCGTTCCGGTGGTCCTGGTCACCGGACGCCCGGTCCGCTGGCTGAAGGTGGTGTACGAGCAGCTCTCCGCCCCGCTCCCGGCGATCTGCGCGAACGGGGCGGTGGTCTACGACCCCGTCAGCGACCAGGTGCTGCGCGCCGACCCGCTCGCTCCGGAGCTGCTCGCCGAGGTGGCCCGCCGGCTCCGGGCGGCGGTACCCACGGCCAGCTTCGCGGTGGAGATCGTGGACAGCCGCGAGATGCGGCACGAGGCGCACTTCCCGCTGCGCTGGGAGACCGACCCGACCCTGATCCGGGCGATCGTCGCACCGGAGGAACTGCATTCCGTACCGGCGGTGAAGCTGCTGGTCCGCGCCGGTGAGCAGGACCCGGACCTGTTCACGGCGGTGGTGGCCGAGGCCCTGGCGGGGCTGGCGGAGGCCACCCACTCGTCGGGCTCGGGGCTGGTGGAGGTGTCCGCCGCCGGGGTGACCAAGGCGGCCGGGCTGGCCTGGTACTGCACCCGGCTCGGCGTGACCGCCCCGGAGGTGCTGGCCTTCGGGGACATGCCGAACGACGTGCCGATGCTGACCTGGGCGGGGCAGGCGGTCGCCGTCGGCAACGCCCACCCCGCCGTCCGGGCGATCGCCGACGAGGTCACCTCGGCGAACACCGAGGACGGCGTGGCGGCGTACCTGGAGCAGGTCTTCGGGACGGACTGA
- a CDS encoding Lrp/AsnC family transcriptional regulator produces the protein MQIDAVDQRIIALLVADARASYAEIGNRVSLSAPAVKRRVDRLRSAGVIKGFTAVVDPAAVGWTTEAFVELFCAGRTTPAQIGVVARRHPEVVGAYTISGEADALVHLRAADMGHLEQALERLRAEPFVTSTRSAIVLSRLVESPGVGPSTR, from the coding sequence TTGCAGATAGATGCCGTTGACCAGCGAATCATTGCGTTGCTCGTCGCCGACGCCCGCGCCTCGTACGCGGAGATCGGAAACCGGGTCTCGCTCTCCGCCCCGGCCGTGAAGCGCCGGGTCGACCGGCTCCGCTCCGCCGGGGTCATCAAGGGATTCACCGCCGTCGTCGACCCGGCGGCCGTCGGCTGGACCACCGAGGCGTTCGTCGAGCTGTTCTGCGCCGGCCGGACCACCCCGGCCCAGATCGGTGTGGTCGCCCGCCGGCACCCCGAGGTGGTGGGCGCGTACACGATCTCCGGCGAGGCGGACGCCCTGGTGCACCTGCGCGCCGCCGACATGGGCCACCTCGAACAGGCGCTGGAACGGCTGCGCGCCGAGCCGTTCGTCACCTCCACCCGCAGCGCCATCGTGCTGTCCCGGCTGGTCGAGTCGCCCGGGGTGGGCCCCTCCACCCGCTGA
- a CDS encoding beta-propeller domain-containing protein translates to MKRGIVALTTLTLVAGCTAGPSERDRDRDRPAAVPMRLVAFDSCAEALTDLRTALKDSIGPWGLGGAVLARDTRGGGARTATSQAAGPEEHSTTNNHESDADEPDLVKTDGGRIVTLTGGVLRVVDTARRTTIGRLELGRAGTDDDWTSGKLLLRGDRVLVLTNVFGNRTLPAPGVTRPAIGPVAVGRTNIALVELTGTPRLVSRYQIDGELVDARKVGGTARVVVRSQPRIDFPRPGTDASDEERIAANRAAIDRAPVEDWLPRYEWTDGGVRRTGQLPCDRLSRPAGHTGDSLLNLLSFDLGTGALGDGDPVGVVAAGQTVYGTARSLYLADQSGGRAALLRRETTATRAETEIHRFDLTAPGRPRYVGSGTVPGRLLNQYALSEWQEHLRAATTTDGPGAGRERQTDSSSAVYVLRTDGPELRRVGAVTGLGRGEQIYAVRFLGGTGHVVTFRQTDPLYTLDLREPAQPKVTGELKITGYSGHLQPVGEKRLLGVGQEADQEGRRQGLLVSLFDVGDPTKPTRLDRYHRPGSYSPAEHEPHALLFWPASGLVVLPVSGPKERSQEALVLRTDGSTLSEVGRIRHPGDHRGAIVRSLIVGDTLWTLSEAGLQASDPTTVRTRTWLAAI, encoded by the coding sequence ATGAAGCGGGGAATCGTCGCCCTCACCACCCTCACCCTGGTGGCCGGTTGCACCGCCGGCCCGTCCGAGCGGGACCGCGACCGCGACCGGCCCGCCGCCGTACCCATGCGGCTGGTGGCCTTCGACTCCTGCGCGGAAGCCCTCACCGATCTGCGGACCGCCCTGAAGGACTCGATCGGCCCCTGGGGCCTGGGCGGCGCGGTGCTGGCCCGGGACACCCGGGGAGGTGGCGCACGGACCGCCACCAGCCAGGCCGCCGGGCCCGAGGAACACTCCACCACCAACAACCACGAGTCCGACGCCGACGAACCCGACCTGGTGAAGACCGACGGGGGACGCATCGTCACCCTCACCGGCGGCGTGCTGCGCGTCGTCGACACCGCCCGACGTACCACCATCGGCCGGCTCGAACTCGGCCGGGCCGGCACCGACGACGACTGGACGTCCGGGAAGCTGCTGCTGCGCGGTGACCGGGTCCTGGTCCTGACGAACGTGTTCGGCAACCGCACCCTCCCGGCACCGGGCGTCACCCGACCGGCCATCGGGCCGGTAGCGGTCGGGAGGACCAACATCGCCCTGGTCGAACTGACCGGCACGCCCCGCCTGGTCAGCCGCTACCAGATCGACGGTGAGCTGGTCGACGCGCGCAAGGTGGGCGGCACCGCCCGGGTGGTGGTCCGCTCCCAGCCCCGCATCGACTTCCCCCGACCCGGCACCGACGCCAGCGACGAGGAACGGATCGCGGCGAACCGGGCAGCCATCGACCGGGCCCCGGTGGAGGACTGGCTGCCCCGCTACGAGTGGACCGACGGCGGCGTGCGCCGCACCGGTCAGCTCCCCTGCGACCGGCTCTCCCGCCCCGCCGGACACACCGGCGATTCGCTGCTCAACCTGCTCAGCTTCGACCTCGGCACGGGGGCGCTGGGCGACGGCGACCCGGTCGGCGTGGTGGCCGCCGGCCAGACCGTCTACGGCACCGCCCGCAGCCTGTACCTCGCCGACCAGTCCGGTGGGCGGGCGGCTCTCCTGCGTCGGGAGACCACCGCCACCAGGGCGGAGACCGAGATCCACCGGTTCGACCTGACCGCGCCCGGACGGCCCCGGTACGTCGGTTCCGGCACCGTGCCCGGCCGGCTGCTCAACCAGTACGCGCTCTCCGAGTGGCAGGAGCACCTGCGGGCCGCCACCACCACGGACGGGCCGGGGGCGGGTCGGGAACGCCAGACCGACAGCAGTTCGGCGGTGTACGTGCTGCGCACCGACGGGCCGGAACTACGCCGGGTCGGTGCGGTCACCGGCCTGGGCCGGGGCGAGCAGATCTACGCGGTGCGCTTCCTCGGCGGTACCGGGCACGTGGTCACCTTCCGGCAGACCGATCCGCTCTACACCCTCGACCTGCGCGAACCCGCCCAGCCGAAGGTGACCGGGGAACTGAAGATCACCGGCTACTCCGGGCACCTGCAACCGGTGGGGGAGAAACGGCTGCTCGGCGTCGGCCAGGAGGCCGACCAGGAGGGCCGGCGGCAGGGCCTGCTGGTCTCGCTGTTCGACGTGGGCGACCCGACGAAGCCGACCCGGCTGGACCGGTACCACCGGCCCGGGTCCTACTCGCCGGCCGAGCACGAGCCGCACGCGCTGCTGTTCTGGCCGGCGAGCGGACTGGTGGTCCTGCCGGTGTCCGGCCCGAAGGAGAGAAGCCAGGAGGCGCTGGTGCTGCGTACCGACGGGTCGACGCTCAGCGAGGTCGGCCGGATCCGCCACCCCGGGGACCACCGGGGCGCGATCGTCCGCTCGCTGATCGTCGGCGACACCCTCTGGACCCTCTCCGAGGCCGGCCTCCAGGCCAGCGACCCGACCACCGTCCGCACCCGGACCTGGCTCGCGGCGATCTGA